One region of Mycolicibacterium lutetiense genomic DNA includes:
- a CDS encoding TetR/AcrR family transcriptional regulator, translating into MAGVVSRESYFETGLDVLSELGYGGLKLAEVCNRLGVTTGSFYHYFPNWAAYTRELIAHWREARTLRVVEAVRADHDPHHRIETLISETLALPHSAEAAIRVWSSLDPDVHRVQAEVDQLRFDILYESALEIIGDEHNARYFAAWGVYLTVGFEQSTLPRDTEALEWITSQMRDALESGRFSPAAGSDQPV; encoded by the coding sequence ATGGCGGGGGTTGTTTCACGGGAGTCGTACTTCGAAACGGGTCTGGATGTGTTGTCCGAGCTCGGGTACGGCGGGCTCAAACTGGCCGAGGTGTGCAACCGGCTGGGCGTGACAACCGGGTCGTTCTATCACTACTTCCCCAACTGGGCGGCCTACACCCGGGAACTGATCGCGCACTGGCGCGAGGCCCGCACCCTGCGGGTGGTCGAGGCGGTACGTGCCGATCACGATCCGCACCACCGGATCGAGACCCTGATCAGTGAGACGCTGGCCCTGCCGCACAGTGCCGAGGCCGCCATCCGGGTCTGGAGCTCGCTGGACCCCGATGTCCACCGGGTGCAAGCCGAGGTCGATCAATTGCGCTTCGACATCCTTTACGAATCGGCGCTGGAGATCATCGGCGATGAGCACAACGCCCGGTACTTCGCGGCCTGGGGCGTGTACTTGACCGTCGGATTCGAACAGAGCACCCTGCCTCGTGACACCGAGGCCCTTGAGTGGATCACCTCGCAAATGCGCGACGCGCTGGAATCGGGCCGGTTCTCTCCGGCCGCCGGATCGGACCAACCGGTCTAA
- a CDS encoding TetR/AcrR family transcriptional regulator — MAHTASRGPGRPPAAKAAETRERIVRAAREVFSELGYDAATFQAIAIRADLTRPAINHYFSSKRVLYRDVVEQTNAKVIASGIAKAREATTLLNRISTFFAAAMDAESTDRSAAAFLVTSVLEAQRHPELVSEEHDALRSSREFVKWAVDEAIAGGELSTDTDIPAIVEMLVAVMWGMGFYAGYVGQRDEVAVIVDKFELLMANKLWQLRD, encoded by the coding sequence GTGGCCCACACAGCGAGCCGAGGACCGGGACGCCCGCCCGCAGCAAAGGCGGCGGAGACTCGTGAACGCATTGTGCGTGCTGCCCGTGAAGTTTTCAGCGAACTTGGCTACGACGCAGCTACGTTTCAGGCAATCGCGATTCGCGCCGACCTGACCCGTCCGGCCATCAACCACTACTTCAGTAGCAAACGTGTTCTGTACCGCGATGTCGTCGAGCAGACCAACGCCAAGGTGATCGCCTCCGGCATTGCCAAGGCCCGGGAGGCCACCACCCTGCTGAACCGGATTTCGACGTTTTTCGCCGCGGCGATGGATGCCGAGTCCACCGACCGGTCGGCGGCGGCGTTTCTGGTGACCTCGGTGCTGGAAGCGCAGCGCCATCCCGAGCTGGTCTCCGAGGAGCACGACGCATTGCGTAGCTCGCGCGAGTTCGTCAAGTGGGCGGTCGACGAGGCGATCGCGGGCGGCGAGTTGAGCACCGACACCGACATCCCGGCGATCGTGGAGATGCTGGTGGCGGTGATGTGGGGGATGGGCTTTTACGCCGGTTACGTGGGGCAGCGTGACGAGGTCGCGGTCATCGTCGACAAGTTCGAACTGCTGATGGCGAACAAGCTCTGGCAGTTGCGCGATTGA
- a CDS encoding SAM-dependent methyltransferase, translating into MTDLSDIRPGRVDGDSWDITESVGATALGVAASRAAETAQPEPLVRDEFAFLLVTAAGPGWAQLASSEPHWIGDDPAAHRIHDMARNYQAVRTHYFDDYFTEVTHDGIRQIVILAAGLDSRAFRLDWPAGTTVYEIDQPKVLHYKTETLQAHGALARAQHVPVPIDLREDWPAALIEAGFDPEQPTAWLAEGLLPYLPADAQDRLFELVGAHSAPGSRIAVEDFVMDPARYTPEKRAARRARGERMRASLGLDIDVDALMYTGDERVGAAEWLAAHGWEVDAVASADEMARLGRAADADELAEIGLDSVLLRARLDGETR; encoded by the coding sequence ATGACTGATCTGAGTGACATACGGCCCGGACGAGTCGACGGCGACAGTTGGGACATCACCGAGAGCGTCGGAGCGACGGCGCTGGGGGTGGCCGCCTCCCGTGCTGCTGAGACGGCGCAACCCGAACCCCTGGTTCGTGACGAGTTCGCCTTCCTTCTCGTGACGGCCGCCGGTCCGGGGTGGGCACAGTTGGCCAGCAGCGAACCGCACTGGATCGGTGACGATCCGGCGGCACACCGCATCCACGACATGGCCCGCAACTACCAGGCCGTACGCACCCACTACTTCGACGACTACTTCACCGAGGTCACCCACGACGGCATCCGTCAGATCGTGATCCTGGCCGCCGGCCTGGACTCGCGGGCGTTCCGGCTGGACTGGCCGGCCGGCACCACGGTCTACGAGATCGATCAGCCCAAGGTGCTGCACTACAAGACCGAGACGTTGCAGGCGCACGGGGCGCTGGCCCGGGCACAGCACGTCCCGGTGCCGATCGACCTGCGCGAGGACTGGCCGGCAGCCCTGATCGAGGCAGGCTTCGATCCTGAGCAGCCCACCGCGTGGCTGGCCGAGGGGCTGCTGCCGTACCTGCCCGCCGACGCCCAGGACCGGCTGTTCGAACTCGTCGGCGCACACAGCGCACCCGGCAGTCGCATTGCGGTCGAGGACTTCGTGATGGACCCGGCTCGGTACACCCCGGAGAAGCGCGCTGCCCGCCGGGCCCGCGGCGAGCGCATGCGTGCCTCGCTGGGGCTCGACATCGACGTCGACGCACTGATGTACACCGGTGACGAGCGGGTCGGCGCCGCCGAGTGGCTCGCCGCGCACGGCTGGGAGGTCGACGCTGTAGCCAGCGCCGACGAGATGGCCCGGTTGGGCCGCGCAGCCGATGCCGACGAACTTGCTGAAATCGGTTTGGACAGCGTGCTGTTGCGCGCCCGATTGGACGGAGAAACCCGATGA
- a CDS encoding class I SAM-dependent methyltransferase, translating to MSSLRSHDDTWDIATSVGSTAVMVAAARAGETGRENPLIRDPYAAILVAGAGTGFWETLLDQDVVAKIEAVDAEAAKIFEHMGSYQAVRTHFFDEYFTAAADAGIRQIVILASGLDSRAYRIELPAGTTVFEIDQPKVLQYKAETLAAHGAQPSAQRREVAIDLRQDWPKALREAGFDDAQPTAWLAEGLLMYLPADAQDRLFDLVTELSAPGSRIAAETAGVTASERREEMRERFERFAAQFNMEQALNIQDLIYEDPDRADVAEWLGSHGWNADGVHSLDEMRRLGRYVEIEHDDNRAFSMFVTAEKL from the coding sequence ATGAGCTCACTGCGTAGCCACGACGACACCTGGGACATCGCCACCAGCGTGGGGTCGACGGCCGTGATGGTCGCCGCCGCCCGGGCCGGGGAGACTGGACGCGAGAACCCACTGATCCGTGACCCATACGCGGCGATCCTGGTGGCCGGTGCCGGAACCGGCTTCTGGGAAACCCTGCTCGACCAGGACGTGGTCGCCAAGATCGAGGCGGTCGACGCCGAGGCCGCCAAGATCTTCGAGCACATGGGCAGCTATCAGGCGGTGCGCACGCACTTCTTCGACGAGTACTTCACCGCTGCGGCCGACGCCGGTATTCGTCAGATCGTGATCCTGGCCTCGGGCCTGGATTCCCGGGCGTACCGGATCGAGTTGCCGGCCGGCACCACGGTGTTCGAGATCGACCAGCCCAAGGTGCTGCAGTACAAGGCCGAAACCCTGGCCGCCCACGGTGCGCAGCCGTCCGCGCAGCGGCGTGAGGTGGCGATCGACCTGCGTCAGGATTGGCCGAAGGCGTTGCGGGAAGCGGGCTTTGACGATGCGCAGCCGACCGCGTGGCTGGCCGAGGGCCTGCTTATGTACCTGCCTGCCGATGCCCAGGATCGACTGTTCGACCTGGTTACCGAGTTGTCCGCCCCGGGAAGCCGGATCGCGGCCGAGACCGCCGGGGTGACCGCGAGCGAGCGTCGCGAAGAGATGCGCGAGCGTTTCGAACGCTTCGCCGCGCAGTTCAACATGGAGCAGGCGCTGAACATCCAGGACCTGATCTACGAGGATCCCGACCGCGCCGATGTTGCGGAGTGGCTGGGTTCTCACGGTTGGAACGCCGACGGTGTGCACTCGCTCGACGAGATGCGCCGCCTGGGCCGTTACGTCGAGATCGAGCACGACGACAATCGGGCTTTCTCCATGTTCGTGACTGCCGAAAAGCTCTGA